Sequence from the Cyanobacteriota bacterium genome:
TGCCACCTAGGCCCTAGGAATCTACAGTAGGTATGAGATTCCTAGAGTCCTCACCAGACAATACATTCATGCCATATTCTAAGGGTAACTGTTGAGATTACGATCGCTAAACTTGTGAACATTGCCAGATTTCAGGTTTTCTTCACGAGTCTAGAAACCCTCATGTAGCATGTGACACCTAGACAGCTAAACTATTGGTTTATTGCAGCATCTCGATAGCACTCGGTGCCCACCGAGATACCCGAATTGCTCGGTTAACGCGATTATAGGTGCCTGCATGAAGGGCAACGATGTAAAACTTGCCATTGATTTGAGCCAAGACAGGACTACCCGATGCCCCCCCAAATGTATCGCAGTCGTGAATCAAAAAACCAAAGTCACCATCCCCTAAAATGTTGCATCCACGATGAACGCCAGCCGTGCGTCCAGGACGATTAGGTGGAAAGTCAGCCGAATATCCCACTAGGTTCAATTGTCCAGCTAGTTGCCGTAACCCTTGTGTAGTTAAACTGCGCCAGCCAATCGTGCCCTGTTGCCTGCCCAACGGTTGATCTAGCCTAATCAGCGCCCAGTCATCTTCTCCGAAGAAGCCGTTTTTGCCACTATCTCCATAGTGAACTTGCCGTGCCACCGCAGACAGTCTAGAGCGGTCATCAATTAAATTGGGGCGAAACCTAAGGGTATCGCGTGTAAGACGATTGGTGCGCTCATCCACTACACAGTGGGCATTGGTGAGCACTAGGTTATAACCAATAAGGCTGCCAGTGCAAATACTCACAATTCTGCCTCTGGCATCCACTTGTTCTAAGCGTCCGATCGCAGACCAGGGATAGGCACGGGAGGTAACGGGAAGGCGATCGTCGTCACCAACTACCTGTCGATTGCCAGTAGGATTATCAGACTGAAACAAATGCGATGGCACAAATCCATCCTGGCTGTCAGCCCTACCCTGAAGAGATGCACTGGCCCATAGGGTGGCTTGTGAACTAGCTTGACCCTGCTTGTGGTTGTGGTGTTGGAATGCTACAGCAGTGACACTATAAGCCATAGCAAATGCCCACAAGAAACCAACCAGAACCATCGCCATCAGCTTTTTAGTCATGACTGCTCCTCAACGAGGAATACTGCAATAGCCCTACAGCCAGAGTTAGATACGCCGATTGCGTGAGGCATTACGGGCTATACGACTCATGCGGATTGTTTGGGGCAACACCCCCACTAGCCGAGCAAACGCCTCATCCGGCAGTTGAGCAACCGTCTCTGCATCAAAATAATTTTCAAACTGGGTCAAAATCAACTGTGCTCGATTAGACGCGACAGCCCTATCCGTAAACTGATGGGTCAGACGAATCCATTGTCTGCGGGTTAAGTAGGCTTCTCTCCGCTCTTCATAGCTCTGTGGATACACCAGAGACAATTCTCCTACGGGAATCACTTTGAAGCAGGAGGCATCAAATGATCCACCAACGATCGCACCTGGCCCAGCAAATTCAGCATATTGTCCCTTGTATAGAATCAACCCATTTCTACGACGCTTATTGACAACTAAAAGCTGTTCGCCGTGAAGCAAGTGCAGCAACTCATCGGTAGTAGAAAATTGAGCGTCGCTAAGAGGGGGCTTCTCAGCATCCGTTCTCATCACAAGCGCTGTCATTGTTGATCTATTTCCCTACAAAAAACATCGTGGTAGATGCTAAAAACCCAGCTTGCAAATCCTACATGCTAATGATGTTCTATCACCTAATTACTATTAATTCTAGAGGTCTTGTCTGGTATTAGGAAGAATCAACATCGGCTAATGACAATTTCCTTAGGAATCCTCAGTAAGGACGTTTGTAGTCAGGACTTAAGTCCTTGACCGTATGCAAGCTTTAATGGCAACGTGATGCTATAGCCTTTCTGCTAGGCACTATACAATGCATTTCAAAGCTTGAACTGGGAAGGTCTTCGCAATGTGGCGATCGTCATCGGGTGCATCCCACTTACGCAAATAAGCCCTTAACTCCCAGCCACCTTGGCCCCCCGCGAACGGGGGGTTGGGAGAAGGGGGGCCTGATCGGAAGTCCCTCTCCCTGCTTGGGAGAGGGATTTAGGGTGAGGGCTACACAAGTGGAACGCACCTATTGTCGTCAGGGTGATTACCGTTTTCTATAAGGAAGATAGTTGTCTATAAGGAAGATAATAGTCAAATATTCATCTCGCTAATTGAGACCTATTACCCAGCTTTAGCGTCCATCCAGTTAGCACCTTGGTGAATATCAACTACCAGAGGAATACTAAGGGTGACGGCTGATTCCATAGTGGATTTAATCGCAGGCTGGAGCACGTCCCATTCTTCAGGTGGCATTTCAAACACCAGTTCATCGTGAACTTGTAACAACAACCGCGCTTGGTAAGACTGTAGCAACTCATGAATTTTTACCATCGCTAGTTTGATGATATCTGCACTAGAGCCTTGAATCGGGGCATTGGCCGCCGCTCGTAATAGTTGTGCTTCGTACTGATCTCGCAGCTTGAGCCGATTGAGATCAATGGTGCTAGGATCATGGCCTCGCAACGATCGCAGACTGTCGCTCGTGAAGTTGAAGTAACGTCGCCGTCCGCGAATAGTTTCTACATATCCCAGGGCGATCGCTTCTCGCTGTTTCTGTTGCAAATACTCAAACACCAGAGGATAGCGATCGTTAAAGCGATCAATAAATCCCTTAGCCTCGGTGATAGACACGTTAGCC
This genomic interval carries:
- a CDS encoding trypsin-like peptidase domain-containing protein, producing MTKKLMAMVLVGFLWAFAMAYSVTAVAFQHHNHKQGQASSQATLWASASLQGRADSQDGFVPSHLFQSDNPTGNRQVVGDDDRLPVTSRAYPWSAIGRLEQVDARGRIVSICTGSLIGYNLVLTNAHCVVDERTNRLTRDTLRFRPNLIDDRSRLSAVARQVHYGDSGKNGFFGEDDWALIRLDQPLGRQQGTIGWRSLTTQGLRQLAGQLNLVGYSADFPPNRPGRTAGVHRGCNILGDGDFGFLIHDCDTFGGASGSPVLAQINGKFYIVALHAGTYNRVNRAIRVSRWAPSAIEMLQ